Sequence from the Phragmites australis chromosome 6, lpPhrAust1.1, whole genome shotgun sequence genome:
CCCGCGTGTTGGACAAAAGACGGCCGCTTCCCAATGCCTACTTGTCCGTGCCCGCACCCAAACAATGTCATGTGGGCCATACTAACCAGATTACCCTTCTGTCGGTGACAGAATAGAGTAAACACCCCGCGTCGGCCCGGAAACCATCTCTACGAAAGTCAAAGCGCTCCGCTCCACGTCAGCTCGTTCCCCACCCGGGCCCCGCACCACGATTTGCCACCTCCTCCGTCCGATCCCTCAAATCTAACGGCACGGATCCGACTCGCACCGCTCCCGTGCCCCGCCTCGGCCTATAAATACGCACCCGGAGAGCGTAGCTCCCCGCGCGTCACAGTCGCACAGTCGCTGCACAACACTCCGCCGGTCCGCCCCGCTTTGCTCCGCACCGGTTCGGGTCCCTCACGTGCGCGGATCTCCACCTCGGGCTCGGTCGCTtcgagaagggaaaaaaaagggaTAGGCAAGCAGCGTGGAGGCGACTCGACTCGAGAGGCGAGGAGGCGAAAAAGAAAGATAAGGCGAGGCGACCGGGCGGCCACCGCGCGCTCCCAGATCCGCCCTTCTCCCGCGCAGATCCAGCTCGCCGGAGCGCCCACGACAGGACGCGGCCACCTCGAGCTGTATTCGGACCTTAGGGTCTCACCTCCTTCAGATCCAGCTACCAGGTCCGGGCTCGCATCCTGCTTGTCTCGAATTTGGGGTCACTTTTTTTGGGGTTTCTTTGAGTCGTGTCGGGAGGTGTCTAATTCGAGGCGCGAATTAGCGGATTTGAGGGTTGCGGTGTCCAATTCGTGCGCCGTGAGTGGGTTCGGCTTGGGATGAGGGTTAGGATATAggattagggttttggagtgaACGCTTTAAATTTTGGGTCCGTATGCTTCGGTATTGTTGTTTGTAAAGTTTGAATTTGGTGTTTGTGTTTGGTATAAAAAAGAATTTGGTGTTTATGTGGCTGAAGATGTTTGTAAATGGCGAACAGATCTGACTCGCTGGCGCCTGGGCACATGACACCGACTGTCCTCATGGAGTTTGGGCAGCAGAGGCTCATAAAGAGGGGCTATGAAGAAATGGCCTTCCGGGGCGTGGCATCAGCCTTGCCCCGGGGGTATGCAGAGACCGTCGGTGAGTCGGAAGGTGCAGCCGGCAGCCCTGTTCGTGTCGACTCGGAGGACTCGTCGGCTCCAAAGCGCAAGTGCATCAGCCTAAACAGCAATGGCTTCGATGTAAAACGGGAGATCTTTGTGCCATCCAAGATGTCATCCTCCGAGCGGCGGTATCTTCGGAAGAGATTCCGGGCAGAGCTTGATTCCGTCCGAGATCTCCTCAAGAAGCCAGAGTTTGCAGCTCCTGCCCCTGTCAATCGAGCACCTGCGTTGTCATCCTCAGCTGCCCCTCGGGCCAAGCAGGGGCATCGTGGGAGCCATGTTGCCCGTGGTGCGAAGGGACGGTTCTTGCCTACAAAATCCCAGCCTGAACCTTCTGCGCTGTTATCTGAAGCTGCAGTATTTAAGCAGTGTGATGCTATTTTGAAGAAGCTGATGACTCAGAAATGTAGTCATATATTCAACGTCCCAGTTGATGTGGTGAAGCTGCAAATTCCAGATTATTTTGACattatcaagcacccaatggaCCTTGGTACCgtcaagaagaagctagactCTGGCTCATACACAAGCCCATCAGATTTTGCGGCTGATGTTAGGCTGACCTTTAACAATGCAATGTCTTACAATCCTCGTGGGCATGCTGTCCATGACATGGCCATCCAGCTGAACAAGATGTTTGAGAATAAATGGAGGACAATTGAAAAGAAGTTGGCTTCTGTTCCGACTGAGACACATGTTGAGGTTGACAGGACTGACTCGAGGAGGAAGACTCCTCCCGTGGACTGCAGTGATGTGTCAATGGAGTGTGTAAGGCAAGCAGAGACTGGAAAACCGAAGATGACATTTGATGAGAAAGAAGCCTTTGGGAACTGTTTGTCTTCTTTATCCGAGGATCAAGAATTACCTGCTCACATCATTGATCTGCTGCAACAGTGCATTGACAGCAATACAGATCAGCTTGGTGACGGAGAGATAGAGATTGATATACATGCCGTCAGTGATGACCTACTATTCGAGCTGAAGAAAAATGTTGACAAGTATTTGCAAGAGAGAGggcagaaccagcaggcgaaaTCAGAGCCTTCCGAAAATGAGGCTGTGAATGTATCTGGCCTTAGCCACTCGTCTATGAATCCATGCAAAGGTTTTTTCCTCTTCTACCCTCAAAttctcaatagatttaaattccTAGACTCCCGTGCAGTATTCAGATATTGGTTTTCGGTGCATTCAGGTGGTGAGCCTGTTGAGGAGGATGTGGATATTTGTGGCAATGCCTCCCCTATATTGATAGAAAAAGATGCACAAATCAGGAGTAGCAAGTGTGGTAGTCCAATTAGTTCCAGCAGCGACTCTGAATCATCTTCTAGCGGTCTGTGTCTCATTGTGTTTATCTACATTTGTCTTCATCGTTATAAACATTCTTGTGTAAAGATTATGCTGTTTCTCTTCCCAAATCTATGCAGTAACTGCTTTGAAAACTTGGCTATTTCCCTTGTCATATTAATGTTTTCGAATTTTGTGTTGGTATATCGAATTTCTTTTTAAGTTGAACTCTGGGTAATGAATTGAAAATTTGGCAGCGAAGTAGAATTAGTGGAGCAAACATGTTACTCCACGAATGTAATAATGCTAGATGCTACTGCATGGAATGCCTATTCGTGCATATCATGTTTCCCCTTTCATTAACAGTCTTTTGGTAATTGCTTAGTGGTATTCAAAGAATTTTGAATTGACTTGTTAAGATTTAAATTTAGTGTACACAGGACAACATGCTGCAGTGTCCTCATTCTACTAATTTCTATCAAATTAACCTCTTAGTAAGAGTAAGCTCTTGCAAACTGTGATTGTTGTCCGCATGATACAGGATAATCATAGTTTAATCTTTCTTGAAACTTCTCCCATTTTGAGATATCAGAAAGTCCCAGTTGTTTATAATGGTGTTGGTAATGCAGATTCTGACTCAGGCAGTGACTCTGAAAGTGAATCAGAAAAAATTGGTAGCCCAACAAAGCTTGCAAAGGTACTTTGCCAGTTTACTATCGGTTGCTTCAAACATAATACATCCTTTAAATCATATTAGTTAATGGACTATGGGCTATTTGGTGTTGTGAATGCTTTGTGGTTGGAATATTATTGACCAGTCATATATGCAAACCTTCCATCCTTCCTAAAACCATGCGACCTTTCTATTGTCTTCTGATATTTGCTTACTTTCTCCTTAGTCACTGGCGCTTGTGTTGCAACTGTGACTATCTCTTGTTTTTTGTTACTCTCTTTCTGACAGCACTATTTGTATGTCTTTCAGTAAATAGTTTTGTAGCTTATGCTGTATGGGTTCACTTACACCTTAACTCTGCCCTTATCCAATAATGCCCTATTCTGCCAAACTGTGTGCTTCAATTGTCTTGGTAATCTGATTCTGTTTGTGTTCTTAGGCATGTTGTGTCAGCTTTGATTTTTATATCCTTGTGTCATTGTGGCAAGGTTGTGGTTTCTTTTCAATTTAGTTGACTGGCCTGCACTGATATAATTGGTTTCTTTCTTAATTATAGGGATCTAAGAAACCTGACCAGCTGGTGGAGCAAGAAAAGAGTGATGTTATTAGTCCAGCTGATGCCAACCGTATGGCTCACTTTCTCTGACTGTTTAGCTATACTGTCTTTGGGCAGTTAGAAACTGTGTTTGACGTTATTAGTTGTGGCCTAACTACTCCTTAAATCACAGGTCATGCTGATAATGCGGGGCACGGCGAAGAGGACAGTGAATCCAAGCTTGCACCAGAGGGTAAGCATGAATTTGTAGGCCGGTACATATGAGACCCATTGAACGGCCTTAGTGCACTAAGATGATCGGATCATCTGATCCTTCCCTATGAAATATTTAGGGGAAAACTCAAAACCCGATAGGCAAGTCTCCCCGGACAAGCTCTTTCGAGCAGCCCTTTTGAGGAGCCGTTACGCCGATGTGATTGTCAAAGCTCGTGGCATTCTTAGCCAGGTATAGAACATTGTTCCTCCAGCAGCAACTTCCTTTGCTGATTTTATGAGGTCATGATGTGACTCATTCCTGACCTGTATTGATCTGAGCTCAGGGCGGGGACAAACAGGAGGAACTCGAAAAGGTCCAGAAGGAAGGTAAAAGGCATATCCACAGTCtcagttgctgctgctgctgctactctgtgtgtgtgtgtgtgtgtgtgtgtgttcgcGTGTTCTAACATGGGTCTTATTTGTGGATGCAGAGAAAGCACGTCTGTTGGCTGAAGGTAACGCGGCTATGGAAGCTCGCAGAGCTGAAGCTGAAGCTGAAGCTAAGCGTAAACGGGATCTTGAGAGGGAGAAGGCTCGTCAGGCCCTGCAGGAGGCAAGTGAAAACTGCATTAACTAGCAGTATAAATTTTCCATTTTGTCATGTTACTAAAAATATAAAACCTGTATGCAGATGGAGAGAACTGTAGAGATCAATGATAACCTCCATCTCAAGGATTTGGAAATGCTTGGAACAGCCACAGAACATATTGTGAGCTCTGTTGATGAGACTAGTCCAGAGCACTCCCAGGATGGCATGCCCAGTTTTCTTCCTCGATCCGTCAATCCACTGGAACTACTTGGACTATTCATGAAAGCagacgatgaagaagatgaagaagagccGAGCAGTGTTCCCAGCTTTAAAGATGCGGAGGAAGGAGAGATCAACTAATGGTGCTGTATTGGTTGGCATGCCCTCTCTAGGGCTAGAGGCTGGTGCCAACCTACTGATCCAACAGAGCAATTGCCTCTTGCAGCCAATGTTTGCAGGGCGATGGCTGGACAGTTGCATGTGTTAGACGCCGCCAAATTGGTGCCGAGAAAGCCCTCAGTTTTGGTGCTGCCGAAGGGGTTGAAAAATGTGCCTGGAAGATGGAGTTAACCTTGAACAGCTTCAATTGAACATATTTATGTGCTTGGAGAAGGCTTGGTGAAGGACTTGGTCACCATGGACAGCGTTAAATGAACATAATTATGTGCTTGGAGGATGCAAGtgagtttttttcttcttgatcGTGGACGATATCAAGTTTGGCTGCCGTTGAATTTTATCTTGGAAGTGGCCGCTGCAAGAGCTGGGTGACAGAACGACAAAATACTGTGTGATTGTGACATGATATTCAAGTGACGCCCAAATTCAAATGGCTCTTGGTTTATTGCAACACCGCCGCTTGCAATGTGATTTAGTGCAAAGTTTCAAGCGTCCAGGCGTTTGCACAGCGGCCCATagcttcttttttcctttctttttatgTTTTAGATTGTGTAGTTTGCTTCCTACTGTAAATCCGAATTTTGATGTAGTGGAGGAAGCGCTAGTTGTTTTGTTTGTTCTTTTCACGCAATTTGTTGTCATCAGGGCGCCCGTGCTTCATTTGAATATACAAACGAGAAACTGCTCAACTGTTTTATATGCCCTGGAGCTTGTTGAGGATTGGTTTTTGATAATATATCTGATAAATAGTAGAGATTGGTTCTGGATAATATGTTCGAAAAACAGTAGGATTATTTTTATGAATTAGAGATCAAATATAAAGTAAGACATGTAATGTATATTGGTTAGGTCTCTATACGAAAAACAGTAGGATTATTTTTATGAATTAGAGATCAAATATAAAGTAAGACATGTATATTGGTTAGGTCTCTAGTTGGAGTCACTTGAGTACAGATAATGTGGTTGATTTATTATAAAGAGTGATTAGATCTAGTCTAATATAgaactgaagttgttgagttaTTTCTATATCAAGATTCTGATGCTCCCTGAGTAGTTGGAAAAAAGAGCTTTTGGAGGATTAGATTTGTCTTATATAGTTGTGATGTATCGTTTTATTCATTTGTAATCGATTGTATTTTTTATCGTCTAAGTACATAAATCTGTTATAGATAGtagtcttctcgagttgagTAAGTAATTGAGGTCTTcttagtatacaccttctagatTTCGGAAGTATCAGTTATTGCAgatataaatttataatattcgAAATTGTTAAGTATGCACATGACATATCTTGTTTCTATATGGTATActtcttatgcgtatataccttATAGTTAGGTATTCGATAATAGCTCCATAACTCTACTCAGTATGGAGGATTTCTGCAAGCGTACACTCAGGTACCATCAAGTCCAAGCCTGGCCAAGTAAAACATGTCGAACTTACAATCGAAAGAATCGAATAAAAAGAGGTTATGTTTCGAGTATCGAATGGAAACACTTTTGTGTGAGCGTCCTATTGTTATCCACACTCGAGACTCGGTAAGGGCCAGTAATATCGACTTCTCGGCATCTGTctttgagtagagttaaaaaaaacctttcaaaatttgaaacgagtATAAGAGTATTTAGTACTCGTAGAATACAAATGGACGTGCAGAGATTTGCACATCGTCATCATGTCGCTTTTCACGTCGATCGAAACACCACAATTTTTATTCGAacagaaaataatttttgagtCTCATCTTGAAGCAAGACCTATTTAATTATCTGAGGGAAGAACTTTACCGTCATTGTCTTAGCCTCGTTGCCTCATCTACAGTTTTGCCTTTCGAATTCATCCACCATTGCTCGCATTCCACTCAAAAGACTTCATCTCCACTTTGGATCTTATGGCAGAAGCTCCAGATTGAGTGACTTTGCCTATTGGGGCGACACTATCTCCAACAAACTGCAACATCCAGAATATTTCGCCTTCTACCGTTGTGTCTGCTCCTTATGGCGTGAAGTGCGTAGAACGGCGGAATTTGCTCCTTGGATCCTGAAAGGACCGTTCGTGCATGAGGATGGCTTGGTGGAGGTCCATCGCCTGGGAAGTGAAGCAGTTTTCGACCTTTGTTTTTGAGGTTTAGTTAGCGATAGCTGGGAGATGATTGTGGCCTTAAACAGGCTCTTGATCGTCATCGAGCGAGGGTGTAAGATCAAAGGTAGAATAGTTAACCTAGTGACCGAATGTTTCTGTAATCGCCCATCGCTTTCCTATGATGCGTTCTGGGTGAATCTAGAGGGGTTTGTAGTGTGCAAGGATGGGAAATTATTCACCTTCATTTTTCTGAGGATGGCGTGCTTTCATCTTCATATGGCAAAGGGAGTGCACATTTATCTTATCAACGGACTACCACGGTGGTTTCAGATCTCTAGTGGCAAGTTTTGGTGGCGTATTTCGGATTTTCTGGATGAAGTGGCTTCAGGGGATCCATTGGGAACTATGGCGACATTGGAACAATCGATGCCCGAGTTTGAGATTTGGCAATCTGGTCTGAGTGGTTCTCGATTGCTCCTAGTCGAGTCTCACGTGTTTTTCCTGAAGGTTGGTGAGCAAATTGATGATCCAACTGAGCACAATGCATTGACCCAGTTTCCCATCATGCATTCGGTAATGATATTTAGGAGCAACTAGAATGAGAGGTTGTTTCTTGGGCGAAAGAAAGATCAATTCTGTTAGGCATGGTGTcgatgacatgggaaccaggggtccccgagtcctgaggccaggacagcagaatgccacgtggcaccttccctcTGGGATTATCTCCTCGAGGTCcaagaagacccagttccgggagagggtgctcggggccataaacagtggtccccgagtacccgagttccccaaggacccgagaaggcagttccgggagagggcgctcggggccatgaacagtggtccccgagttccccgaggacccgagaaggcagttccgggagagggcgttcggggccatgaacagtggtctccgagtacccgagtttcctgaggacccgagaaggcagttccgggggagggcgctcggggccatgaacagtggtccccgagtacccgagttccccgaggaccaagaagagacatatccgggagacggcgctcggggctatgaacagtagtccccgagcacccagagttccccgaggaccagagAGGCCCcctgccggtggaccccacaaaggctcagcggtgaggtgtcaactggtgagaggcctgatgctgcatttaagagggagcatggcctgtcacttccaaccactccccccacgcctgctattagtccctgccaccgcctggcagggaggcgtggggacatttaatgcgacgggtcccatcgcacttTATCCGACGcgccttggagatatcgtcgctgggctcaagGCATATCGCTTGCCGCCCtattgtgtcaggcttgctctgaccgggcgggcatgcggggttgctcggtggttgCCCGGTAGGCCCctcctgctgcacccgctaaaaggtGGCATGATGGACGGCAGGACTGGTCGGGAACGTATTTTTAACCCCCCATAatatcaaactgcagccccatgatggttgctttccatttatagctcatggggactcgtgcccttctttctgggcacgctaagcCTCCCCGACgggatataaaagggggagtaGACCCCAGAGAAGAACAGGTCAAGAATGACTGAGACAAGCAGACAAGTTCAACGGACGTCTTAGAAGACCGAAGCTGAAGCTCAAGCACAAGTCTGAGAAGCCGAGCAGAGGTTCACccagaccgaagctctagacttagacagaaaactttgtaacacaagagatccagaaaaaggcattctcagagcatttatagcatacacacaggagtatggtATTACGCTTCGTGCaacccgaacctatctaaaacccCTGTTGTATTTATtcccactagcatccgatcatccgtcccgcctgcaTCTCCCATATACTCGCATtaatttcacgtacgaggtagattcagaatcatcccctggccgaatctcaaagggggtctctcaggatccccacttgaggagttcatcatCCGACTCATGGCATCCGAAGTTGTACCATCAGTACCTGAAGTTACCAACCTGATCAAATTCTTTGCTTCTACCGAGTGAACTCATCTTTCTAACAGGACGATTATGACGTGTTGAAGTTTCCTATCATGATGATGTTTCCAGGACCATAAAATACATTGAGGGGAATTTCAAATGACGTTCTTGTAAATGGATATCACCGAAACTTTCTTCTTAGTCGAGTAGTAGGCTTTTTGGTATGCTTTTGTCTGATGATTGTAATGAAACGTTGCTGATATTTTGCCTATCTAATATGCTATTGTCACTATTTCCttattgataaaatagagtTACCATGAGTGGATGCAATCTTGATCTATAGGCATGTAGACCACCTTTAAGACTTATTGATCGAATATTCATCATTGATAtatgaaaactcaactagacaaatTATTAGATGAATGTTTCTCGAGTACCACTCGAGACAACCgtaagaataagaaaaaaaaacttagtgtaaaactagaaacatgacacatgatgacattttgcaaactttcactcACTTGCGTGTTTAACTAGCGTTCGGACATGAGCTCGACAGAAGACACACATAGGATCGACTAGAactttagaatattttttagcCATTAGGCATAAGATGCCTGATAATCCCTTGTGCTGCTATGCCTTATTAGGTGTAGTTGTCTGTCATCAACCTGACATATGCCTCTACTGTCTCTTTTCCAAAGGAGTCGATGCAAAGAcaaataaacttttgcaaaaaacatatacaaaatttacaaaagtatggtattattatgtagccctcgactctatggtcgaggagaagattgCTCGATTTTAGAGTAATAAAaggacatacatgtaccattgaaGATATGTGCTGATATAGCTCTCGACTACCTACTCGATGACAGAATCGAGTGAAGAGTAAAACCGTACCAtcaaaagtatgcgatgtagcccccgattctctgcttgatgtgataatcaaggcagatagtagagcatatgcatgaAAAATACCTGACGTGGCCCATGTCTCTTCGCTTAATGACTAAATTCAAATATAGAGTGGAGCATAAATATTCACACAACGTGGCTTCCGACTCTCTGAATGGTGCGATAACCAAAGACAAAGAGTGAAGCAAAATCATTgaattaaaattatatgatgtagcccccgactctctactTGATGAatgaatcgagtggagagtagagcataagcataaaaaaaCACGTGATATAGCCCTTGGCTTTCTGGTCGATATGATAATCAAGACCGAAAAAAGATCGTAAGCACGACACATTACTCTCGACCACACGCTCGAGAGCGCTAGCCCCCAAGCTTATGGCTGTGACTATTCCACGACCATCGAGTAAAGTCGAATAGGTAgctaggtgagcattaaaaaagTACTCCCTCTCGTGCCCGTTTTGACAGCAATTCTTGATTTGACGCATCATCGTGAGTATGCACTCATCTTTACAGAGATTAGACAGGTCATAATACCACAGCGATGCCTCAACTTTTGCCAGACACGCTGTGTGACCAAGGCGGCCTCGTTATCACGCCTAGCGATATCGGATCTTGACGGCTCCGTGTGTACAGTGCAACCCGTTCCCGCcgttataaatagaggggactcgaggCTGTTTGTTTTTcacctcgtcttcctcctttctCCTTATACGCCCAGTAgaactcgtagagcttgaagccatggtcTCCACTTCATCGTCGTCTCCCAAGCTCAATCCAGAAAGTGAAGAGATATGATCTCTCACCCCATGGCACCTCGCCATGGTTCCTTTGAGAATCATCATTGTTTCTTCCGACGAGGAGGAATCGATCAagaggcctaagaggagaaagaatAAAACACTATTGGAGGTCACCGACCCTTCACCTGCCACCTCCGGCATCTCCTTGACATCGACGCCGCGAAACAATTGACATAAGAGCCAACGACTGTAGCGAttaatgattgtgattttggtgattaatgacaacatagtcattgggaataacatgtttgtcaagtatatattttagtaggtctcatggatgcaatatataaaGAAACCACCGTAGACGAGATAAAGATtgactgaattagagaagtattgctctcatcggatggtccgatgctttgtgtgttgaactcaccggagcatctctGACAAATGGGGAGAGAAGGCTAAAGACTtcaccagatagttcgatgCTCAGCAAGGTGTAGCACCGAAGCTTTATCTACATAGAAAAGCAGAATTGAAGAAGCcattggatagtccggtatTGGTGAAGAAGGTGCACAACGGACTATTTTGGCTCGGGACAAGagaagttgaactcactggaaggtccagtgatcagcAGAAGATATACACCAgtgtatttcttgcagaggcgattcCAAGGGTTGAAGAACGAGAATGAACtaaccggatggtctagtgtcaAGAGGAAGTGCACCGGAGGATTataccagagcaatttacacagagaggctatagaggctcggatgactcaaatgtactcaccggatagtccggtgataaagctAAAATATACAttagagtgtctggtgttcacagatgctttgagtgggggttccaatgactagtttctgaatatgtactcaccggatgatccgatgttagtactactattcccGTCGGATCATCAAGTGtaaacagcttttctgagctgtcCAGAGAAACCCATATACAATTGAGAAACCcactccactcagtcatttgatgaTGTGGCTGTCCAGAGAAACCCATATAcaattgagaagacatccaaatcatcaaagtacttaaaatgatcatccaagataattaagcacaatattagtgagtgattagtgcttataggcctagagtgagttgcaGCTAGGAGCTGCAACTTGAATaagagatcgaggagtgatCCTAGATTGTATCAAGTGGTCGCCGACGcctttgagtcttggtgactcaccgacaacTTGAGCCGAAGTTGCTCAAACTTGTTAactctctgacttggtgtggagcggcggcaagacatgtgtacgagGACGTGGAGGTCCTTGCCTTGCTGGCTCAAGATCCAAAGTGATTACAgtggcaagtgaccgaaagagaggctagtgatcaggccttgcctttgtggcttggcggctcatccggcttgtggccttgccttggtagcttggtggctcaagagccatgactgaGTACcgactaggagcatatccttggtggagctccaacgtagactatgTGTGatgtttataccatcgatacctcGGGATAAAATcctgtgccgagtttgctctgtctaccttatttacatttccacatcttcatacttgcaatctaaatttgagcatttatcttcctagagtagtttgctaggattggttataggttgcaaaactcttttgagcggtagagtagacatactagataaagcTAGatcatatttaaataaaaattgagatatgtttgtcttgtgaagtttttggagctaatttggtttagttttttaagtgttctaattcacatCCCCTTTTAGGACGCCACCGATCCTTCAcatttggtattagagcctcatactcttgataggtttaaccgcctagagttgtgacgtccggggttaGGATGGATTCTCATAATGCTCTgttttttgatggcacaaatttcccctgttaaaaaattatatatttttttatttgcaagctaaGGGTATAAATGTTTGGAGAGTAACCGAGGAAGgtatgagacctcgcatcaccaacaaggagaggcaattagatgcattagcaaagagtattcttttatca
This genomic interval carries:
- the LOC133921825 gene encoding transcription factor GTE10-like; translation: MANRSDSLAPGHMTPTVLMEFGQQRLIKRGYEEMAFRGVASALPRGYAETVGESEGAAGSPVRVDSEDSSAPKRKCISLNSNGFDVKREIFVPSKMSSSERRYLRKRFRAELDSVRDLLKKPEFAAPAPVNRAPALSSSAAPRAKQGHRGSHVARGAKGRFLPTKSQPEPSALLSEAAVFKQCDAILKKLMTQKCSHIFNVPVDVVKLQIPDYFDIIKHPMDLGTVKKKLDSGSYTSPSDFAADVRLTFNNAMSYNPRGHAVHDMAIQLNKMFENKWRTIEKKLASVPTETHVEVDRTDSRRKTPPVDCSDVSMECVRQAETGKPKMTFDEKEAFGNCLSSLSEDQELPAHIIDLLQQCIDSNTDQLGDGEIEIDIHAVSDDLLFELKKNVDKYLQERGQNQQAKSEPSENEAVNVSGLSHSSMNPCKGGEPVEEDVDICGNASPILIEKDAQIRSSKCGSPISSSSDSESSSSDSDSGSDSESESEKIGSPTKLAKGSKKPDQLVEQEKSDVISPADANRHADNAGHGEEDSESKLAPEGENSKPDRQVSPDKLFRAALLRSRYADVIVKARGILSQGGDKQEELEKVQKEEKARLLAEGNAAMEARRAEAEAEAKRKRDLEREKARQALQEMERTVEINDNLHLKDLEMLGTATEHIVSSVDETSPEHSQDGMPSFLPRSVNPLELLGLFMKADDEEDEEEPSSVPSFKDAEEGEIN